The region ATTGCCATTgccattgcattcattcattcattaaaTTATTAACCTCTATTCTGTGGAGAAGTCAATATTTAGAGAAAGACTGATAAGTGGTAAGCATGCTTGTTGCTCAGGTTTAAGAAATATTAATTCTTCTTGAATCTTATATTCATTATTTCTTTTGAGGGTCTTTATCTATGACAATCTTGACGAGCTTCTAGAAATGTTTGCACTAAGAGCAGTGTTGTTAATGTCGGAAAGCCAAAAACAGACCATATTTGATAAACACTGATGGCGGACTGTGAATTATGGCAGAATATTGGCCATCGCGGCTTGCTGGAACTCCTCCATGGCCGATACTTGACAACACTAACTAAGTGCAAGTTATTCATTACATTTTCTGCAAGTGTGTATAACTTTTGCTAGCTCTATGGAAAGTTTCAGTTACAAGTGGCCTAAACATAAGCTAATGCTAATTAAGCTTGTTAAAGGAATACTGTAGTGTTCGGCCTCTTACATTACATTGACTTTAAATTTGAAGTTAGTATCCCCCCTGAAAGTTGACATTTTCACtgatttttatatataatcATGTGAGTAGCTCATGAGCAGCTGGGCCCATTTGTTCTCCATTTTGTATATCATGTGGCTTATCTCGTTATATCTTGGAAATGACACTCAAATAAGTTGGCTATGATGGGTTTATGtcaaaagataaaagtaattCTTATAACGCATCACCTTTTTCATGTTCAGCAAATTGCAAAATCTGAAAAATTCAAACTTCTTCCCTCACATTGAATGTATTTTTATGATAATAGAAAACTTTTACCTGTTAAATTTTCATTTCACCACAAACTGAAGTTTTTAAACGTATGAGATTTAATTTATGCTTGAATCAATATGTCAATTCTAATTGCACCTTCTTTTCTCATGTACGAGAGGGCAAGAATCTTTCTTAATTCTTACCATATTGAATCCTTGTCTTTTCTTTAGATCTGAACATCCTAACAGGCATGTTTGTTAATGTCCATGTACAGGAAGAAGTTGTCAGAAAAAATGAATTGTTTGAGAAGATGAAAGAGGAATCTGAGAAGTGCTTAGCCCAAAGTGAGAAGATTGCCAAAGAGAAGGTCGAATTTGAATCTGAAATCTATGTGAAGGTAACTTCTTAACTCTTGCTTTGCGATTGTTCTATTGTCATCCCGGTTGGTTCATTGGATGTCTTGGCCTTCATGGTTTCCTAACGTTCTTTGTCACTTAAGAAGACAGGTTGGTCTTGGAAAACTGCTGAACCAATTAAGGCCCCGTTtgggaaaacaacttaattaagcgcttatgattATAAGCAACcgtaagcgcttatgacataagttcttattcataagctattttaaaatgtattgaaataaattgaaaataagctatatataagcctaagctctttttcataagctatcctgagtagcttatgaaaataagctcaaaacagcttatggcccataacctgtttgcataagctctcccaaacactgacacAAACGCTTATgttatcagataagctcaaataagctctcccaaaTGGGGCCTAATTCATTGAACTAATTCATAATTTCCCAATATTGGACCGATTCTTCACTGTACTTTGACTTCCTAATTCACAAGTTTATGGCAATACATGTTCTGTTTGACATGTTCAAGATTTTGATGATTTATGGTCAAGGGGAGACTGCAATGGGGCCAAAATCCGAGGCTTAAACACAGCTAACACAAAAGGCAGGGCCAAACTGCTTCTAGGATAGTTGGGGCTAGGATGCGTCTCCGGAATAGTTGGATCCAAAACACTTCTCTTTGATAGCCATGGCTGAATGACTTTTCTTGGATAGCTGGGGCTAGAATGCTTCATTAGGATAGTGGGGACCAGATTGCTCTTTTGGGATATTCGGGATGGGATCAAACTATTCTCTAGGATAGTTGGGGTCAGAATGCTTCTTGAATGAGACAAAAGCCGCCAAGGGTTATGAAGGCTTAGCAAAAGTTTAGAACTAGGACACAACAATGGGACAAATTGACATAAGGATTTGAGACAGGTTGTGAAAGTAGCATGCAAGAAAACTATTGACGGCTTGGGCTTGGTCTTGAGCAAGAGAGGATATTCTCTTGTGTATTTTCTgttttccctttcctttgtttaCTCTGTTGCCTCACTGTTATTCTGATTTCATAAAAGAAATATCGTAAAAATACCATTCAGTTCTTAATCTCTATCAATTGCAAACAAAAACTTGTAGCTTTCTTCTACTATGCTGCAGATTTTGAGCATAAGCTCAACCGAACACAAACTACTACTGATGACTACTGCACTTTAGTGTGTTTGAAAAGTCATGAATGGGAACATACATGAATAATTGAAAGATTGAAAAATGTAGGAGGACATTTCTTTCATTATTATCTGCTTATTGAGGCTAACTTTACTGGTAAGATTAGTATTTGTTATAGTTTTTCATTATTCTTCCTTTACTACTATTACGAATCTTGCATATTTCTTTCTGCTTTGTTGTTTTGAAGTTCCAATCATCAAACTGACCCtgaatttgttttgttttagtttCTGGGGGTCTTAAATTCTAAGAAATCAAAACTAAGAGAGCTTCGAGATCAGCTTTCAAAACAAGATAAAGCTGAGAAATCTCCTCCACAAGAGGAAGAAGACACAGACAAAACAGAGAGTTTTGATGGGGACAGTGATTTTGACAAAAGCGATGAAGAATCTGAAAAGGATATTACTAGTTCTTCAAAGGATGTTATTAGAGCAAGGAAGCCTTCTGGGCGAAAGAGAACTACTAGACTCACATGACATATTATCTTCACCAACTAAGAGTTGATTTCTAACTTGGATTTGTCATCTTTACAAAAATTAGTTAACTAAGATGAACATGTGTCACATATTTAGTGCCCCCATAATCATATAGAGCCATGCAAATCTTTGTTTTACACAGCTTGTTTGGGTTGGTTCAAGGGATAATGTAATGCTGTCCATGTTTTTGGTACAAAAGTATCATCATATTTTTGGTACAAAAGCCATCATTTAGCATAATATGTTATATTAGCATTATATAATATGAATAACTATACAATTTAgatcttatttttttattaaatcaaaACCAAATGACACGAAGTTTCAGTTTAAATTGAAGTCTTAGATTTAAGTCTTTATGAATGTAACTCTGTTAAGTATTTGATATGGAGAGTTTTGTTGCTCATAATAATCCCTCGTTAACCGTGTTAGGAATTTCCTAAAGTAGCTATAGTCATGGCATGGCTATGTACCCTTTCATAGATATCTTCTCTTCCGCCTAATTTTGTTGGTTTGTCCTAGTTGGTTCTAAGGACATAGTTTTTCACTCAATAACTAAGATCTAAAGATGACATTACAATCAATCATGGTAATTCAAAATAATAATGTTTGGTTTACACTTATCGGAAGTAAGGGGGTCGACTCATACCATTCCCTCAAGATTTAAAATTCCCTTATATATTCAGGTCGTGCCAATTCAACTTCTCATTTATGTGATGTACATTTGTCGAATCATAGTCCTTTTATCTTCCTTGTAAAAAAGTAactatattatttttaagtataatatttttttccttgTGAGCTCATTTGTTAATATGAATAATTTTGGCATTTATTAAAAATCACCATATACTCACAAAATTTTTTTTAGGGCCAACCGATAAATGTGTGAGCTTCTATATATTTAGGGCCTAACAGGCCCAATATCTAAGATGGGTCAATATTGAATTTTCTGATTTATTTAAAGATGGTAAAACCCTATTTGTGTCTTACGCGCCTTACTACTAGCTTGACCAATGTTCAATCGAATATTCAATTTGCAAAAGACAATGCGTGCTTCAGCGCTGAAAGAGTTTTTAAGAATGTATTCGAAAGGTAAGTTATTTTTCAAAGGATGTCTCTTGTTGGTATTCCAATTCTTAGAATAGattcttgtaatttttctccCTACATAAGGGTAGATCATAACTTGTGCAGATCATAACCTGTTTGGATGCAAATTAAAAAacacttattaaatttatttagtgCTTTTTGTATGCAAACGGATTCAACCTGTGTCATGTACCGTTTTGGATTTTTTTGATTGGAAACAGGAGTCTAATTCAGGGGTCACTGTACTAGTTTAATATCAAAGCAAAAAGGAAGGAACGAGACATCAAAGTTGTGAACGAAGGGCACAGTAGTTttagattttttattattatgtgattctcaattgaaacttaaatTAAGTATGAACAGGAAATTGAAAAGGCTTGCAGATGTTCCCTGTAGTTTATCTTCATGTCCTTCAGTTTATTTGTATgttagttttaacttttaaggtcaAAATTAGGATAAAACTATTTTTACCTCTAACTTTGACCTTGAAAGTTCTGTGTAGTTTATTTCTATGTCCTTCTGTGTCTGACATTGACCTTAAAAGTTCCGTGTAGTTTATTTTTACGTCCTTATTCTTTTTATGTTCCGTGTAGTTGAAATACTTGAGTTGGACTTTTCATAAACAAATGTAGTATTAGCCTATTAGGTGTGATAACAGGTTGGGTCAAGTTAGACATTATATAAATAGGTCTGACCTACTTAAAAATTTTTTGGTCAAGTTAATTAGACATTACATAAATAGGTCTGACCTACTTaaaattttttagttttatatcTGGTCTGTAATTTATCATAGGCGTTTTTTCCGGtcaaaaacttatttataaaTAAGCTAGCAAATTTATACgctaataatttaaattatccTAAAAGAAATCTTTCTTTAAATGGATTAGTAAAAAATTAGCTATATTTAGACATGGGTGAAAATAAGTTAAATTGTGTTGAATTATTTAGGGTATGAAAGACTACTTAAAATCACATTTCATAGTAAAGATATTTAAATAGgtcataaatatatttataaatagaCTAATTTCCTTAAATCATTATataaatcaatttatttaaaataaaaaatataaataagtatataatatcaaggtattataaaaaaaattaaggtaacaacaacaatgataaaatatatttatatgaatcatatatttatttaaataggcTATCATGTTAGGCTTCCAAAACTTATGAATGGTTTAAGCCTaatctttttaattaaatagacTTTAAAAAAGGCTTAGGCATTGTTTATTTATTAATGGGCAAATTGTACTGACCTCCTCTAAGGTTTATAATTGTTGCACTAACTCCCCTATATTAATGAGACACTGCccacttttattttattgtgaaCAATGCACTTACCTCCCTTGATGTTTATCACTATAGCATTGACTTCCCCTAAGTTTTATAGTTATAACACTCACTACCGTTCTAATATTCTAAATGATATATGAAGAAGTAGAGGTCAATGCATTTTACAAAACAAAGGGGAGGTCGgtgtaataataataaatctgAGGAGAGGTGAGTACGATTTCTCCTTTTTAATTTAGCTTAGTGCAATTATAGAATGTCTTTAGCTAGGAGTTGTGTATAACTTGAGGCATGGCATTTTGTGTAGGTAGCAGGCCATGGCCTGAGCTGCTTGGAAAGCCAGGAACAGAGGCAAAGGCTATAATTGAAGGACGTAGACCAGGTTGTAAAGTTCATGTCATCCGTGAAGGATCCAGTGTTACCCATGATTACCGAACTAATAGGGTTCGGGTTTATGTTGACAAAGATGGAATTGTCAAATGCGTGAAAATTGGATAGAAAGTGCACTCACCCTGAGGTTTACATAATGAGGAGTTCATCATCATATTCTCCAATTTTATGTTTCCCTTGTCGAAAGATTttacactttttcttttatttctcagTTTTGTTGCGCAGTAAACATTAAAATATGGTGGTGTTATTTTTGCCAGAGGAACAAACTATTTGAAAAACATGTTCATTGTCATTTGTCATCAATCAATTGTGCCAAATGATGAAGGTTCTTACCTTAGTTCTACCTCTGAAATTTAGTATCTGAATGTTTGGTTTCAATTCGTTCCACTATAATTGTAGTTGTTAATAAATCAACAGC is a window of Lotus japonicus ecotype B-129 chromosome 5, LjGifu_v1.2 DNA encoding:
- the LOC130720953 gene encoding glu S.griseus protease inhibitor-like; protein product: MFNRIFNLQKTMRASALKEFLRMYSKGSRPWPELLGKPGTEAKAIIEGRRPGCKVHVIREGSSVTHDYRTNRVRVYVDKDGIVKCVKIG